The proteins below are encoded in one region of Pseudomonas helmanticensis:
- a CDS encoding LysR family transcriptional regulator: MNPNQLTDQLGLFLDVLESGSFSAASRRHPLTPSAVARRIDSLESAVGSQLFIRSTHAVLATPAGLAFAERARRIVAELQLARAEAVSLSSAPEGLIRIDAPAAFGRRHLAPVIADFLVLYPGLDVQLHLIDSFVDMAGSNLGKVDLVLRAGQMADTRLVATPLASMVRIACASPDYLKRRGVPSVPGQLSSHDGLDWDGLAPPFAWRFELNGQMQLHRPARIRMSANNAEALVCGALAGLGIAHLPTWLASEYLLRGELLPLFCESGLPNPESTGIYALRMEQQKNSRSRLLLEYLKSRFSPVPPWDLALQRDLGRH, encoded by the coding sequence ATGAACCCTAATCAGTTGACCGATCAACTCGGGCTGTTTCTCGATGTATTGGAGAGTGGCAGCTTTTCCGCCGCTTCGCGCCGTCATCCGCTGACACCTTCGGCGGTCGCGCGACGTATCGATAGCCTGGAAAGCGCGGTCGGCAGCCAGTTGTTCATTCGCAGCACTCATGCCGTGCTCGCCACGCCGGCCGGTCTCGCGTTTGCCGAGCGGGCACGACGCATCGTTGCCGAACTGCAACTTGCCCGCGCTGAAGCGGTGTCGCTGAGTAGTGCGCCGGAGGGCCTGATTCGCATCGATGCTCCGGCAGCATTCGGGCGGCGACATCTGGCGCCGGTGATTGCCGATTTCCTCGTTCTGTATCCGGGGCTGGATGTGCAATTGCACTTGATCGACAGCTTCGTCGATATGGCCGGTTCCAATCTTGGCAAAGTCGATCTGGTCCTGCGCGCAGGGCAAATGGCCGACACCCGGTTGGTCGCGACACCGCTGGCAAGCATGGTGCGGATCGCCTGCGCCAGCCCCGACTACCTCAAGCGCCGAGGCGTGCCGAGCGTTCCTGGGCAATTGAGTTCACACGACGGGCTCGACTGGGACGGACTCGCCCCACCGTTCGCCTGGCGTTTTGAATTGAACGGGCAAATGCAACTGCATCGCCCGGCGCGGATCCGCATGAGCGCCAATAACGCCGAAGCACTGGTCTGCGGCGCCCTCGCCGGATTGGGCATTGCGCACCTGCCGACGTGGCTGGCCAGTGAATACCTGTTACGCGGCGAACTGCTGCCGCTGTTTTGCGAAAGCGGCCTGCCCAACCCTGAGTCCACCGGCATTTATGCATTGCGCATGGAACAGCAGAAGAATTCGCGCAGCCGCTTGTTGCTCGAGTATCTGAAAAGCCGTTTCAGCCCGGTGCCGCCGTGGGATCTGGCGCTACAGCGAGATTTGGGCCGGCACTGA
- a CDS encoding MarR family winged helix-turn-helix transcriptional regulator, whose amino-acid sequence MTSERNTPDICEELLLDNQACFALHSTSLMMTKVYKPLLQALGLTYPQYLAMMVLWEKDGLTVGEISAKLLTDPGSLTPLLKRLEAEGLLSRTRSREDERVVIVELTEQGRALKDQARTVPPCILGASGFTLERLQNLQSELQALRSHLQQSLA is encoded by the coding sequence ATGACCTCCGAGCGCAATACCCCCGACATTTGCGAAGAACTGCTGCTGGACAACCAGGCCTGCTTCGCCCTGCATTCCACTTCGCTGATGATGACCAAAGTCTACAAGCCGCTGTTGCAGGCGCTGGGCCTGACGTATCCGCAGTACCTGGCGATGATGGTGCTGTGGGAAAAGGATGGTTTGACGGTCGGAGAGATCAGCGCAAAGCTGCTGACTGATCCGGGTTCGCTGACGCCGCTGCTGAAACGCCTGGAGGCTGAAGGTTTGCTCAGCCGCACGCGCAGTCGCGAGGATGAGCGGGTAGTCATCGTCGAATTGACCGAACAGGGCCGAGCGCTAAAAGACCAGGCGCGCACTGTTCCCCCTTGCATCCTCGGCGCCAGCGGCTTCACGCTGGAACGCCTGCAAAATCTGCAATCGGAGCTGCAGGCCCTGCGCAGCCACCTGCAACAAAGCCTCGCCTGA
- a CDS encoding organic hydroperoxide resistance protein, producing MQTLYTAIATSTGGRDGRAISSDNILDVKLATPKELGGAGGAATNPEQLFAAGYSACFIGALKFVASQTQRKIPDDASITAHVGIGQIPGGFGLDIDLHISLPGLEQADAQTLVDAAHQVCPYSNATRGNVDVRLHVTV from the coding sequence ATGCAAACTCTCTACACCGCAATCGCAACCTCCACCGGCGGCCGTGATGGTCGTGCGATCTCCAGCGACAACATTCTCGACGTCAAACTCGCCACTCCGAAAGAGCTCGGCGGTGCCGGTGGCGCAGCGACCAACCCTGAGCAGCTGTTCGCAGCCGGCTATTCGGCCTGCTTTATCGGTGCGCTTAAATTCGTTGCCAGCCAGACCCAACGCAAAATCCCCGACGACGCGTCGATCACCGCGCACGTCGGCATCGGCCAGATTCCTGGCGGCTTCGGTCTGGACATCGACCTGCACATCAGCCTGCCAGGCCTGGAACAAGCCGATGCGCAAACGCTGGTCGACGCTGCCCACCAGGTCTGCCCGTACTCCAACGCCACCCGTGGCAATGTCGATGTACGCTTGCACGTCACCGTTTAA
- a CDS encoding elongation factor P gives MKTGKELKPGTVIRLENDPWLVQKAEFTKSGRNSAIMKTKLKNLLTGYKTEIVYSADDKLDDVILDRKEATLSFISGDTYTFMDTTDYTMYELNAEDIEAVLPFVEEGMTDVCEAIFFEERLVSVELPTTIVRVVDYTEGSARGDTSGKVMKPAKLANGTELQVADFIEIGDKIEIDTREGGSYKGRAK, from the coding sequence ATGAAAACTGGTAAAGAACTGAAACCCGGTACCGTGATCCGTCTCGAGAACGATCCTTGGCTGGTTCAGAAAGCTGAATTCACCAAGTCGGGCCGTAACAGCGCGATCATGAAGACCAAGCTGAAAAACCTGCTGACCGGTTACAAGACCGAGATCGTTTACAGCGCTGACGACAAACTGGACGACGTGATCCTCGACCGCAAAGAAGCGACCCTGTCCTTCATCAGCGGCGACACCTACACGTTCATGGACACCACCGACTACACCATGTACGAGCTGAACGCTGAAGACATCGAAGCCGTTCTGCCTTTCGTTGAAGAAGGCATGACCGATGTTTGCGAAGCGATCTTCTTCGAAGAGCGTCTGGTTTCCGTAGAGCTGCCGACCACCATCGTGCGCGTAGTTGACTACACCGAAGGTTCGGCTCGCGGCGACACTTCCGGCAAAGTCATGAAGCCAGCCAAGCTGGCCAACGGTACTGAGCTGCAAGTTGCCGACTTCATCGAAATCGGTGACAAGATCGAAATCGACACCCGCGAAGGCGGTTCCTACAAAGGCCGTGCCAAATAA
- a CDS encoding GreA/GreB family elongation factor → MNKHSVHQLILDKLRVDLDIAERAAQTAYETATHEENIAENKYDTLGLEASYLAAGQAKRVEEIRQSLALCQNLTLRAYDENRGIEIGALLGLEDEKGREQWLFLAPDAAGLKVDVVGQPITVITPRSPLGKSLLGKFEGDEVEILVAGTRQQFAVTEVL, encoded by the coding sequence ATGAACAAGCACAGCGTCCACCAACTGATTCTCGACAAACTGCGCGTTGACCTCGACATCGCCGAGCGTGCCGCGCAGACCGCTTACGAAACCGCGACTCACGAAGAGAACATTGCCGAAAACAAATACGACACGCTGGGCCTGGAAGCGTCGTATCTGGCAGCGGGGCAAGCAAAACGGGTCGAGGAAATTCGGCAGTCACTGGCGCTGTGCCAGAACCTGACGCTGCGTGCCTATGACGAAAACCGCGGAATCGAGATCGGCGCCCTGCTCGGCCTTGAAGACGAAAAGGGTCGCGAGCAATGGCTGTTTCTGGCGCCGGATGCGGCAGGCCTGAAAGTCGATGTGGTGGGTCAGCCGATTACCGTCATCACCCCACGCTCGCCGCTGGGCAAAAGCCTGCTGGGCAAGTTCGAAGGCGATGAGGTGGAGATTCTGGTGGCAGGCACCCGGCAACAGTTCGCTGTCACCGAGGTGCTCTGA
- the cysB gene encoding HTH-type transcriptional regulator CysB → MKLQQLRYIWEVAHHDLNVSATAQSLYTSQPGISKQIRLLEDELGVEVFARSGKHLTRVTPAGERIITTAGEILRKVESIKQIAQEFSNEKKGTLSIATTHTQARYALPPVISNFIKQYPDVALHMHQGSPMQIAEMAADGTVDFAIATEALELFGDLVMMPCYRWNRCVVVPQGHPLTKLPKLTLEALAEYPIVTYVFGFTGRSKLDEAFSHRGLTPKVVFTAADADVIKTYVRLGLGVGIVAKMAVDTKLDSDLVVLDASELFESSITKIGFRRGTFLRGFMCDFIEKFAPHLTREVMAKAIQCHNKQELEELFDGVELPVH, encoded by the coding sequence ATGAAGCTTCAACAATTGCGCTACATCTGGGAAGTGGCGCACCACGACCTCAACGTTTCCGCTACAGCCCAAAGCCTTTACACCTCGCAACCGGGCATCAGTAAACAAATCCGTCTGCTCGAAGACGAACTCGGCGTCGAAGTATTTGCCCGCAGCGGCAAGCACCTGACCCGCGTCACGCCGGCCGGCGAGCGCATCATCACCACCGCTGGCGAGATTCTGCGCAAGGTCGAAAGCATCAAGCAGATCGCCCAGGAATTCTCCAACGAGAAGAAAGGCACCCTGTCGATCGCCACCACGCATACCCAGGCGCGTTATGCATTGCCGCCGGTGATCAGCAATTTCATCAAGCAATACCCTGACGTCGCGCTGCACATGCACCAGGGTTCGCCGATGCAGATCGCTGAAATGGCCGCTGATGGCACCGTCGATTTCGCCATCGCCACCGAAGCGCTGGAACTGTTCGGCGATCTGGTGATGATGCCGTGCTACCGCTGGAACCGCTGCGTGGTCGTGCCGCAGGGGCATCCGCTGACCAAGTTGCCGAAGCTGACCCTCGAAGCGCTGGCCGAATACCCGATCGTGACGTACGTGTTCGGTTTTACCGGCCGTTCGAAACTCGACGAAGCCTTCAGTCATCGCGGCCTGACGCCGAAAGTGGTGTTCACCGCCGCCGACGCCGACGTAATCAAAACCTACGTGCGCCTGGGCCTGGGTGTGGGCATCGTGGCGAAAATGGCAGTCGACACCAAACTCGATAGCGACCTGGTGGTGCTGGATGCCAGCGAACTGTTCGAGTCGAGCATCACCAAGATCGGTTTCCGTCGCGGCACCTTCCTGCGTGGTTTCATGTGCGACTTCATCGAGAAGTTCGCCCCGCACCTGACCCGCGAAGTCATGGCCAAAGCCATTCAGTGCCACAACAAGCAAGAGCTGGAAGAGCTGTTCGACGGCGTCGAACTGCCGGTTCACTAA
- the earP gene encoding elongation factor P maturation arginine rhamnosyltransferase EarP — protein MLQPKTRWDIFCTVVDNYGDIGVTWRLARQLVAEHALEVRLWVDDLRAFERLCPEIDIDVAQQWQQGVEVRHWPSDWVHTEAADVVIAAFACQLPSDYMDVMAEREKPPLWMNLDYLSAEDWVIGCHGLPSVKYKSVQKFFFFPGFQPGTGGLLRERGLLDQRRQFQHDRAAQRQFLQGLGIDRAADAQLISLFAYENTGLASWLDVLAADAMPTHLLVPEGRILGDVARWLGVETLSVGALHVRQALTVQVLPFVRQDQYDHLLWCCDFNAVRGEDSFVRAQWAGRPMLWHIYQQDEDIHLDKLDAFLALYTKGLSPAAAEATNGLWRAWNAGLPIAEQWLAARNHWPELHKNAEAWCLEQGLQADLAAALVQFYLNWI, from the coding sequence ATGCTGCAACCGAAAACCCGCTGGGATATTTTCTGCACGGTGGTCGACAACTACGGCGACATCGGTGTGACCTGGCGCCTGGCCCGGCAATTGGTCGCCGAACACGCACTGGAGGTGCGTTTGTGGGTCGATGACCTGCGCGCATTCGAGCGTCTCTGCCCCGAGATCGACATCGATGTCGCGCAACAATGGCAACAGGGCGTTGAAGTTCGCCATTGGCCAAGTGACTGGGTGCACACCGAGGCTGCTGATGTGGTGATTGCTGCATTCGCCTGCCAACTGCCGAGTGATTACATGGACGTCATGGCCGAGCGGGAAAAACCGCCGCTGTGGATGAACCTTGACTACTTGAGTGCCGAAGACTGGGTGATCGGTTGTCACGGTTTGCCGTCGGTCAAATACAAATCGGTGCAGAAGTTTTTCTTCTTCCCGGGATTTCAGCCGGGTACCGGAGGCCTGCTGCGCGAGCGAGGATTGCTCGATCAGCGTCGGCAGTTTCAACACGATCGCGCAGCGCAGCGACAATTCCTGCAAGGGCTGGGGATTGATCGCGCGGCCGATGCACAGCTGATTTCGCTGTTTGCCTACGAGAATACCGGGCTGGCCAGTTGGCTGGATGTCTTGGCGGCGGACGCCATGCCGACTCACCTGCTGGTGCCGGAAGGGCGGATCCTCGGTGATGTAGCGCGCTGGCTCGGGGTGGAAACCCTGAGCGTCGGGGCGCTTCATGTGCGTCAGGCATTGACCGTGCAAGTGCTGCCGTTCGTCCGACAGGATCAATACGATCATTTGCTCTGGTGCTGCGATTTCAACGCGGTGCGCGGCGAAGATTCGTTTGTCCGCGCGCAGTGGGCAGGGCGGCCGATGCTCTGGCACATCTATCAGCAGGACGAAGACATCCATCTGGACAAGCTTGACGCGTTCCTCGCGCTCTACACAAAAGGCCTGTCCCCGGCCGCTGCCGAGGCGACGAACGGTTTGTGGCGCGCATGGAATGCCGGTCTGCCGATTGCTGAACAATGGCTCGCCGCCCGTAATCATTGGCCAGAACTGCACAAAAATGCCGAAGCATGGTGTCTGGAACAAGGCTTGCAGGCCGATCTTGCCGCAGCGCTGGTACAGTTTTACCTAAATTGGATATGA